The following are encoded together in the Ketobacter sp. MCCC 1A13808 genome:
- a CDS encoding GFA family protein translates to MQQIQTVKGQCLCTAVKLQARVEKHMDACHCGMCRRWGGGPLLVTHAVEVVFEGEDAISNYASSDWAQRGFCRHCGTHLYYKLLSGEGYEVPVGLFVGDVEFEFVKEIFIDRKPDWYDFANETTRQTEEEVFAQFS, encoded by the coding sequence ATGCAACAGATACAGACGGTTAAGGGGCAGTGCTTGTGTACAGCGGTAAAATTACAAGCGCGGGTGGAAAAGCATATGGATGCCTGTCACTGCGGAATGTGTCGGCGCTGGGGTGGCGGGCCTTTACTGGTCACCCATGCAGTGGAAGTGGTTTTTGAGGGTGAAGACGCGATTTCTAATTATGCGTCATCGGATTGGGCGCAAAGAGGGTTTTGCCGGCATTGCGGAACGCATCTTTACTACAAGCTATTGAGTGGCGAGGGGTATGAAGTGCCGGTTGGGTTGTTCGTAGGCGATGTTGAGTTCGAATTCGTAAAAGAGATTTTTATCGATAGGAAACCGGACTGGTATGATTTTGCTAATGAAACAACCCGGCAAACAGAAGAGGAAGTGTTTGCGCAGTTTTCCTGA
- a CDS encoding DUF1552 domain-containing protein, which translates to MKLNRRKFIRTLSHAALAAPLMSLPWARSAFAAAGDKRAIFLYMPDGCIPERFHPTGTETDFQLNDMTSPLEDVKQHCVFTRGLTMYEGGSTHEGGVRKVLTGNSDVSLDYLLGQRLGQNHPLRSIHLGVAANFQAGSDVRSVTFQPGAIPVSYNDNPINAFDQIFKGVNGGDSGSVDLETRRNTSILDQSLSDLNTLRSRLGTAERQKLELHAQSIREIEQRILDAANPSGGGMCSAGNWNQQGFFVPEGYHGYPAKFELDENFKTVSRLQLDLIVESFKCDLTRIGSLMFSHAVSPLRIDGIDLGHHDTSHYGAFETGTAEKFVQYQQYFIGELRYLIRKLNSTPDSDGNSMLHNTVIFLFSELGDSNDHDHNDMPFILAGNAGGALQTGRLLDFKGDSHSKLLVSIANMMDVNVNTFGYTGHGSGGLAGL; encoded by the coding sequence ATGAAACTGAATAGACGCAAATTTATCCGTACCTTGTCACACGCTGCTTTGGCAGCTCCGTTAATGTCCTTGCCATGGGCCCGCAGCGCGTTCGCCGCTGCGGGTGACAAGCGCGCCATCTTCCTGTACATGCCCGATGGCTGTATACCGGAGCGCTTTCATCCCACCGGCACGGAAACTGACTTTCAACTCAACGACATGACCAGCCCGCTGGAGGACGTAAAACAACATTGCGTATTCACCCGTGGACTGACCATGTACGAAGGCGGCTCCACCCATGAAGGAGGGGTGCGCAAAGTCCTGACCGGGAACTCCGATGTGTCACTGGATTACCTGCTCGGGCAACGCCTGGGTCAAAACCATCCGCTGCGCTCCATCCACCTGGGTGTGGCGGCGAATTTTCAGGCCGGTTCCGATGTACGCTCAGTGACATTCCAGCCCGGTGCCATTCCTGTCAGCTACAACGACAATCCAATCAATGCATTTGACCAGATTTTCAAAGGGGTCAACGGCGGGGATAGCGGCAGCGTGGATTTGGAAACCCGTCGCAATACCAGCATTCTGGATCAAAGCCTGAGCGACCTGAACACGCTAAGAAGTCGCCTCGGTACCGCCGAAAGGCAAAAGCTGGAATTGCATGCGCAAAGTATTCGCGAAATTGAGCAGCGAATATTAGATGCGGCAAATCCCAGCGGTGGCGGCATGTGCAGTGCAGGCAACTGGAACCAGCAGGGATTTTTCGTACCGGAGGGTTATCATGGCTACCCGGCCAAATTCGAGCTGGACGAAAATTTCAAAACCGTCAGCCGTCTGCAATTGGATCTGATCGTCGAATCGTTTAAATGCGATCTAACCCGCATTGGCTCATTGATGTTTTCCCACGCGGTTAGTCCATTGCGCATTGACGGGATCGACCTGGGCCATCACGACACCTCACATTACGGCGCCTTCGAAACCGGCACTGCGGAGAAGTTTGTACAATATCAGCAGTATTTTATCGGTGAACTCAGATACCTGATCCGAAAACTGAACAGTACACCGGACTCGGACGGCAACAGCATGCTGCACAACACCGTGATCTTTCTGTTTTCCGAATTGGGGGACAGCAACGATCACGATCACAACGATATGCCGTTTATTCTGGCGGGTAACGCGGGCGGTGCGTTACAAACCGGGCGCCTACTGGATTTCAAAGGCGACTCACACTCCAAGTTGCTGGTCTCGATCGCCAATATGATGGATGTGAATGTGAACACCTTTGGCTACACCGGCCACGGCAGTGGCGGCCTGGCAGGGCTATAA